The sequence CACGTCGAGGTCTTGCGCGAGGCACGCCGCCGCCAGGCGGAAGCGGAGCGCGCGCATGCGTCGTTGTTGCGATATTTTTCGCCCGAACTTGCCAAGCGCCTTGCCGTCGGCGGTGATGACGATGACATGCAGGTACGCTGGCGCGACATCGCCGTTATCTTCACGGACATCACGGGCTTTACCTCGTTCGTCGAGACAGCCGTCCCCGGGGTGCTGGCGGAGTTGCTTAACGAGTATGTCGGCGGTCTGACGGATGTCGTCTTCGCGCACGAAGGAACGGTGGCCAAAGTGATCGGAGATGCCATTCAGGTGCTGTTCAATGCACCTGGCGACCAGGCCGACTATGCGACCCGCGCAATCGCCTGCGCACAAGCGCTCGACCAACGGGCAGAAGCGTTTCGCGAGCGCTGGAAACAGAAAGGCGTTGACTTCGGGACCACTCGTATCGGCGTTCACGCAGGCCCCGCACTGGTCGGCAACTTCGGCGGTGATCGCTTCTTCGATTTCACCGCCTACGGCGACACAATCAACATCGCCGCGAGGCTAGAAGCGGCGAACAAGACGCTGGGTACGCGGATTTGCGTCAGCGACAGTGTCGCGAGCGGGGCAAGGAAATTCAGTGGGCGACCGATCGGCGATCTTGTCCTGCGCGGACGCAGCGAGCCCTTGCGCGCCCACGAGCCCTTGTCGGCTACGCAGTTCCATGCGCCGGTCACGGAGCAGTATATGACAGCCTTTACCAAGCTCGAGCATGATTGCGCCGCCGCCATGTCGGCTTTCGCCGCGCTGGTTGGCACGCACTCCGATGATCCGCTCGCCAGTTATCATCTGAGGCGGCTGCTCAACGGCGCCAAAGGCATTCGTATACAGGTGGGATGATGATTGAGCGTGAGGTTCACGAGTCTGCCGCAAGCGGTAATCCGTCGGCCGATCGTTGCCGCTTCGCAATTGCATGAAGATGATCTGCGTGTCTGGACGTCTTTTGCATGCCTGGGCGCAAGGTGGTCTCCTTTGGAATCCCGTGGTTCTTCCGCGATTAAGGTCATCGGCAAAGGCGCCTCGGTTTGGCCTTGGCCCCGCACCCTCTAGCGGTTCGATCCCGCTTATCCTTGGTGCGTTCGCTGAAAACCGGTTTTACGGCCACGTGGCATGATTTCTTCTCCCGTTGATACGGATCAATGCGGCTCGAGCGGGGTTTCGCAGAATGCACGACTGTCTCTTACAAAGGATCAGACCATGCTCAGGGCAAAACGCGACAGCCTTGGAGGTGAACCCGGTAAGGCAATTCCCTCGCTCGGCGAAATCGAGGGGCGGATGATGATCCTCGAGCTCGTCGCAGTGACGGCGCTCACGCGTCTTCTTCGCTTTCACGATCCGCAAGAGCGATCTGCCTTGGTGGAAGCACTGCGGCATGCCGTCGACCGTAAGTGCCGCGATGCCAAGCTGAGTGGATCCGATATCTCCTCGGCCGAAAAATATGCTGAGGAATTGCTGAAGAGCGCGCAGGAGCAGGCCGACGAACTCGATGCAATTCGCGATGCGTCGAGATAAAATGGAGGCCGACTTGCGGCCAGGCTCCGGACATCATGACAGCAAGGGAGCGCACCAATGACCATCGATCCAAGTTGCTCACGGACTGGCGAGGCATTGCTGGCCGCGGCAGGATGTCCCGTGCCGCATCACTGCGACTGCGACCTTACGCTCGACAGGATAGCCGTCGATCGATGGGAAATTTCACTCCGCTCGCTCCGCGCCGATGCCTGGGTTCGTAAGGAACTCAGCGAACCTCTCGGTCATTGTCTCGGTGGCAGCATCATCGTCGACGTCTTGAGCGCGGATCGATTCATCAAAAACGCGCGCGCTCAAGGCTTTCGCATCGAGTTCGTGGGGCTTGGCGGCAAAGATCTCCTGTAAGCCAAGGCTCAGCGATGTCAGCGGATAGAGCAACCGACGCTATCCCCTTCTGTTTTGACGGCCAGTTTTCATGGCGCAGGCCCAAGGTCTAATGGCATAGGAGAACCGGTACTTCGAGGCCGTTAAGCAGCGATCGTGTCACGCCCCCCAGTATGAGTTCGCGGAGTCTCGAATGGCCAAAGCCTCCGGTGATCAGCAAGTCTGCCCGCGATTGAGCGGCAACGGATTGAATTTTGGTGGCTACGGGGTCCCCTTGTGATTGCGCATCGACGATCTCGATAGCAAGTCCGGCACCGCGGATGACTGCTGCAAAGCGATCGCGAAGATCGGCGTCAATCGCCTTGTCGTCCGTAATCGAGATGAGCACAGCTCTGGACGCCTTGTCCAAGAACACGCGGGCCCCGGTCAACGCCCGCGCCAATGTGGCGCTGCCGTCCCAGGCGACTGCGACCGTATCTATTCGTCCGCAACAATTGTCCGTCGGCAGCAACAGGAGGGGTCTCCCGCTCTCGAATAAAACGCGTTCGATGACAGAACTGGCTAGTGGCGAGGTTTCCATGATCGAAAGGTTGTAGATACGCGAGATCTCGGCAATTCTGTCGCCGATGAGCGGCTCCGGGGCCTCAAATGATGAAATCGCCACTGCCTGGTCGGCCTTATCAGCATAATCTCGGACGGTTTCGATCAATGCCGCAGCACATTTGCGGCTGGAGCGTTCTGCGTCAGCGCTCATTTTTCCGACATCGATCACCGGCGGAAATGGCGGAGACACCCTCGGTATCTTGACCTCGAACACGCTGACATGAAGCTGCGCGTCCTGGTGCCGTGCAAAGTCGATTCCATTCTGGATCAAGGCAAAGGAGCTCGGGTCTGGATAGGTGAGCAAAGGCAGGTGGAATTGTACTCTCATGACGAATCTCCTCATCTCAGCTGCAGGCTGCAATGTCTACCCGGCGGGCTCTCCTCGCGTTGATCTTGCGCAAATGACGTTGGCCAAGATCAAGATCGCTCCGTCCACCAACCCGGGCCCCGCCCTGGCTTTTCTCGTTTGTACACCGGTTATGGAGGGTGGGGTGAGAGCGCCGTTTGGCCGGCATCCTGCCGATGACCTGGCGGTGAGAGTCCCGTGCGTTTGCTCCGGTGATGGGGACCGTCAACTGAACAGCAAGACGCCGAAAGGCTCCAATCCCGATCAGCCGAAAGAACGGCTCCTCAACCAGCGCCCTTGCGGCACGGACGATCCTTTGCGGGGCTTCAGGGAGCGACCGAACTGGCGGCGATGTCCTCGATCGTTCGCAAGGCCTCGCCGTGGGCGATCGTCGCTGTCTCATCTGCAATCTTTGCCGCAACGGCAAAGATGCGGCTGGTTTCGCGCGCGTAGTCCGTGATCATTTGTGCTGAGAAATCATTGATAAGGTCCGATGCTTCACGTGCGGCCTGCGGGTTTGTGAGGGCACCGACGAATGTGACGTCCTTGCCAATGCGATCGAGCAAGAATGAGAGGCCCTCGATCTGATATCGAAGCGCCGCGCCAGCAAACTCCGCTTGAAACTTCGTGCCTGCCAGAACGGCAGCGCCGAAGGGGCTGAATTGCAAAAATGGAAGTGGCATCTGCAGACTGGTCATGTGCTGCCTCCTCGGTTTTTCTATTGGTTGAGCTAACGATATCT is a genomic window of Rhizobium etli 8C-3 containing:
- a CDS encoding universal stress protein, with product MRVQFHLPLLTYPDPSSFALIQNGIDFARHQDAQLHVSVFEVKIPRVSPPFPPVIDVGKMSADAERSSRKCAAALIETVRDYADKADQAVAISSFEAPEPLIGDRIAEISRIYNLSIMETSPLASSVIERVLFESGRPLLLLPTDNCCGRIDTVAVAWDGSATLARALTGARVFLDKASRAVLISITDDKAIDADLRDRFAAVIRGAGLAIEIVDAQSQGDPVATKIQSVAAQSRADLLITGGFGHSRLRELILGGVTRSLLNGLEVPVLLCH
- a CDS encoding adenylate/guanylate cyclase domain-containing protein, translated to MTTTVLVVDDEPDLETLILRKFRKQVRDGGISFLFAHDGVDALQAIEQHPHVDLVVMDINMPRMDGLSLLEKLQEREDKKSAIIVSAYSDMSNIRTAMNRGAFDFLTKPIDFADLEATILKTIRHVEVLREARRRQAEAERAHASLLRYFSPELAKRLAVGGDDDDMQVRWRDIAVIFTDITGFTSFVETAVPGVLAELLNEYVGGLTDVVFAHEGTVAKVIGDAIQVLFNAPGDQADYATRAIACAQALDQRAEAFRERWKQKGVDFGTTRIGVHAGPALVGNFGGDRFFDFTAYGDTINIAARLEAANKTLGTRICVSDSVASGARKFSGRPIGDLVLRGRSEPLRAHEPLSATQFHAPVTEQYMTAFTKLEHDCAAAMSAFAALVGTHSDDPLASYHLRRLLNGAKGIRIQVG